The Oncorhynchus clarkii lewisi isolate Uvic-CL-2024 chromosome 20, UVic_Ocla_1.0, whole genome shotgun sequence nucleotide sequence ACTTTTGAATTCAGAAAGAATGTTTGCGAAAAAATACGTTATGACCAAAGTTCCCTCTAAACTGCGGGTGTGCCCACGGAGAGAAGCATGAGATTGAACTTCACAACTttttagagcagtggtcaccGACTGGTCGATTTCCAAAAACCCAAAGATAAAGCCTTGTGTTCTTATAAAAAAAATGGTCTCGGGCTGTTGGCTGTAGGTGCACCTGTTGGCTGTAGGTGCACccgattcagctgccctgcgcTCCAGGTAGGCGAACTGTTGCGATTTTGAACAATTTCCtttgtctgaaggtacaaactctgcctttccggcaggcccagagagcaaatcaagtgcacaaTAGCTgtaccgctggccaatcggatggctcagatgACCGTGTCTGCTGGAACGTAGCACACATAAAAGAAAGCAACAGCAAAGttaatactgtgagatttcaaaatgtttaaaaccatgactagagagagactgtcaatgaatacagcaaagaactgctgtttttatgacttcatgtttaagttcttactcagaACTGTCAACTTTGTATAGCAGCACACCACTTTTATAAGCAATAAAATGTGCATTCTTCTTATTTCCACTCAGCACAacaacaagcactgcagcagtaatgaatgagctGGAAAGTGTATGTATAGGCTTGCGTTGTTATTATTAGTTGCTTGGGTCTTTCTTATTTGTATTTAattgttaaaaaaacaaacatatatatatatacacacacagttaaagtcgttagtttacatacacttaggttggagtcattaaaactcgtttttcaaccactccacaaatttcttgttaacaaactatagttttggcaagtcggttaggacatctatgtgcatgacacaagtaatttttccaacaattgtttacagacagattatttcatttataattcactgtatcacaattccagtgggtcagaagtttacataccttaagttgactgcgcctttaaacagcttggaaaattccagaaaatgtcatgactttagaagcttctgataggctaattgaaatcatttgagtcaattggaggtgtacctgtggatgtatttcaaggcctacctcaaactcagtgcctctttgcttgacatctctttgcttgaaaatcaaaagaaatcagcgaagacctcagacacaaattgtagacctccacaagtctggtttatccgtGGGAGCAATTTtgaaacacctgaaggtaccttgttcatctgcacaaacaatagaatgcaagtataaacaccatactgctcaggaatgagacaagttctgtctcctagagattaatgtattttggtgcgaaaagtgcaaatcaattcccgaacaatagcaaaggaccttgtgaagatgctggaggaaacaggtacaaaagtatctatatccacagtaaaacaagtcctatatcgacataacctgaaaggccgctcagcaaggaagatgccactgctccaaaatcgccatataaaagccagactacggtttgcaactgcacatggggacaaagatcgtactttgtggagaaatgtcctctggtctgatgaaacaaaaatagaactgtttggccataatgaccattgttgtgtttggaggaaaaagggggatgcttgcaagccgaagaacaccatcccaaccgtaaagcatggaggtggcagcatcatgttgttggggtgctttgctgcaggaggcactggtgcacttcacaaaatagatggcatcatgaggaatgaaaatgatgtggatatattgaagcaacatcgcaagacatcagtcaggaagttaaagcttggttgcaagtgggtcttccaaatggacaatgaccccaagcatacttccaaagttgtggtaaaatggcttaaggacaacaaagtcaaggtattggagtggccatcacaaaaccctgacctcaattccatagaaaatttgtggcagaactgaaaaagcgtgtgcgagccaggaggcctacaaacctgactcagttacagcagctctgtcaggaggaatgggccaaaattcatccaacttattgtgggaagcttgtggaaggccacctgaaacgtttgacccaggttaaacaattgaaaggcaatgctaccaaatactaattgagtgtatacttctgacccactgggaatgtgaataaataaataaaagctgaaataaatcattctctctactaatattctgacatttaacattcttaaaataaagtggtgatcctaactgacctaagacagggaattgttactaggattaaatgtcaggaattgtgaaaaactgagtttaaatgtatttgtctaaggtgtatgtaaaattccgacttcaactgtgtgctGTGCGCATCGTTTAAcggttatggtatgaaggtttggcttggagagTTGTTGTTGCCTGATCACAGACAGatgttgtgttgtgcactgaagtaaacaagcgaagggaaaatgtGAAAGTAGGAGAGTgagtagatgcgagaaggaattatactaCAAGCAACGTGatgatgctgtttgtatgtggctgcaaTGAAAGTGAACTTTGTGTGCggatgatcaggggtgtattcatgctgccgattctgttgaaaaaatatttagtcaATGGAAGCAAACTAAACGAAATGGGGATAGacttacctgaatttgtccaatagtaACTCTTGTTCTGGCAAcagtttggactaatgattataccctagatcagctagatgcaggcaagagtgtgcaacgcgGTATTGAcagtgtcactgtctgtcaccttgattactccaatttgtCTCTCATGTGCACctacgttatatatatatatatatatatatatatatatatatatatactttaatTTGTAGGCTGTTGTAGCATCCTCataatgggtatagggaaaatttgactATCATGTAGTCttaacctatcgatgttacattgagctgggtgaatggaatatgaatgacagtcatcaaTATGctttaatagaaataaggccatgctcattaaaaaaagTTTCCTCCATAATCTTAAATGGCACCAACCGCCACTggtttaaaaacatattttatgactttttggctgtgccagctagtgaccgctctgcagagctgcctccagaagaaGATTAATGATGTAAAACGTTAACCTactgatgacacaccaaatgtgtttgatggattatTTTTGTCTTCTAATGTCTCTTAAGGGAGATGTAATCcaaaaagtaactgaaagtaataaGACTATGGTACTGAgcttgggtaatccaaaagttacattactgattacaattttggacaggtaacccTAATGGTTTACAGTTacaaagtaacctacccaaccttAATGCTAGATTGAGCTGACTAAATATGTAAACTCCAGTACTTGCACCTCTGCTAATTTCTCTACCGTTTTTTTACTTTGTTTTTAGATCGTCATCATTGAGCATAAATCCATAATCTGCCCAGGTTACAACGCAGTCCTACACATCCACACCTGTATTGAAGAAGTACAAATCACAGTGAGTTACTAAGTTACATTAGCTTGTTTACATCTCCTAACCTGACCGGGTCTCTATCCAATTATAGTTTGCCAACCACAGGTATCTTCTCTGTCAGTGAATAATGCTCATTAGTAAATAAACAGTTTTTAATTAAATTCTCTCATCAGGCCTTAATTTGTCTAGTGGACAAGAAGACAGGTGAGAAGAGCAAGACACGACCTCGCTTTGTCAAACAGGACCAGGTGTGCATCGCCCGGCTTCGGTGTGCCGGAACCATCTGCCTGGAGACCTTCAAAGACTTCCCACAGATGGGGAGGTTCACCCTACGAGATGaaggtagtgtgtctgtgtgtctgttcctgtgaTATTGTTTTTCCCCATTTATTGTTTCTATTGATGAATATGAAGAAGCTTCTACTTGATATATTAGAAAACTATTGCCAAATGGAATACTAACTCATTTTTATAACTATGTAATTGCCTCCCTTTTCAGGCAAAACCATTGCTATTGGCAAAGTGCTGAAGCTGGTACCAGAGAAGGACTAATGTGAACCAGCATGGAATCCTGGGACAGTTGTCATGACAGAGGAATCTGCTGACGCCGACTTAGCCAGCCACCCCCTCTTACATACCACTCTCTCCTGAAGAGtatgaggaagagaaggaggaggagaacaaaTCAAGTTTGAAAATAAAGAAGAAACTGTAAAAAGTGACTGAATCAGTTTTTATGATGAACAATATTAAAGAAAGACAAGTCCAGTGTGTCAGCTTTCTCATATTGAGAGCTCAGCTATGCCACTAATGTAGCCGCTACCCTTTCCTAAGCCAACCTCACTCTGCACTGGTCCACCTTTTGTTTTGGAAATGGGAATGTATGCAGTGTTACTTTGTTTGGAAAGGAAGGGACTGGCGTTGCATCCGGTTGCATCACTTTGGACCAGAGTTAGCTAGTTATACCCATTCAAATCCAAAATATTATACCAAAATGTTAATATTTTGGTTGTAGACATCCCCATACCAAATCCTATCTGGTatgttcacacacacaatcaaacaaacATGGTTCCTGTTGTGATCATGTGTTGTCACGTTACCAACAACAATGAAAATAAAGTATCAAACTGAGGAATAAAAGTAAAAGCTCTGTTTATTCTCAATTTCTTACAATGTTCATTTAGCCTTCTTGAATCTTGTATGTAGAAAGAAGTGTGCAGAAATTGTCCACAAACTTCTTGCAAATAAAGTTGGGATGTTTCAATTTCAAGAGTGACGTAACGCAATCGATTTGCGCATGCGCAACCTGGAAAAACGTGAAGAAAGAAATATGGCAGACAAACCGGAGGATTTGCCTCTGGACCGGGTGCAGGTAATGTATTAACGCAACTTTCATAAGGGCTTCTTCGACAATAGTATAGTTGTTATTTGCGTGCTAGGAAAAGTGGGGGTGATATCAGTTGGTTATATTGTGTAAACCACCTTTCTCGAGTTAGCAACTCGCTGGCTAGCAAGCTAGGTTGCTTGTGCATTAGGATAGTACGACACGAGGCAAGTCACTCAGTTATTTGATGTATTTCAACGAGGAACGCTGTGAATATATTATCAAGGATAAAAGTTGTACACCCCCCTCAATTGGTTATCTTGGTGAAAGTGCCGTTGTAGCGACCCTTCTCAACTCTGACTTGTAACGTCGTTAGGCGCAAAGTGAAAAAGTTGTAACTAGTTAAAGTTAGCTAGCGTATCTGCGTTAGCTTTCTCAGCAGAGCTAATGAGACTGGTTATTTGCATTTGATAGATCTATTTGCACAAAATAACCGAAATATGAATTTGTCATGTTGGAGATTTTCTAAACACGTTCTCATTGTATTGCTATGTAAAGAAGGCTGTTAAGAGCACTGCAGGCTTTCCTGAAGACCAAATCCACCCCAGACTCTGCTCCTGGACGAGAGTCAacacctctccctcttcacactATGGAAGATCCTCAAGCAGATCCAGACCATCCCCGTGTGAGTCCCTTTTCCCACACAGTACAGAGCAACATGGCTACATAAGAATATCTATGGAAACCGTGTCTATGGAAAAAGTGTGTTTCTCCAGCTACACACTGTTCTGGAGTATAGGTGGTGAAGCTGTTGTACTAATCACAAGTCACTCAGCCCCTTGCCTCATGGCATCTACACCAGAGATGACCCCTGACCAGATCCAGCAGTTCTGCAAGAAGGTcctgacagagagggggggggggggtctagagGTATTTCTAAATACTATAATTGTATTTATACAAGGCTTTTCTAGACACTAAAAGTGCTTACCTTATCCTCCAATCGGGGATGCATGCTAGTCACCTTCTGGCGAAATTCGCtgttttgaatccaaaataggaTACCTATGTGATTTGTGTAGATCCAATGAGAAAAGGGGGGGCTTTATTGAGTGATGCGCAATACTGGCTGTATCCAAGGCTCGGCCAATCGTTCACATAACAGAATGCAGCATGTGACTGAAGAAAGAAGAGACAACCAAtttgctagttacagcatcagcgtgCACTCTGGAAAGACATCGGGAGGGAGGACAGGCAGTTTGCCAGTTACAGCAGTGCATCCCCTGAATGATATCAACAGGTAGGTGAGAAGTCTGACCACGGCGGCGAGAAGGTGTTGCTGTAACCgaaaaacaactggcatttggaaagtttgaggtgggggagaaagtgtggtggaacaagtGTTATTAGTATTGTTAAGCATCTTGCTAGCTGGATCGATTTCTCCGTTAGCTAgctatagtattaactggtatacgaCTCCTGGCTGTTCCTCAAGTTATAAGACGTTAGTTGCTTACTGGATCCTGGCAATATGTGTGAAATGTTCCCTCAAAAGTATGTGGTTTGTTTTCAGGATGAGAGAATTAGGCAAAAATGAGGCATTGCTTGTTAAACAAGTGTATTAGTAGCCGGAGGCTTTAATTCAGGGAAACTTacatcagttctaccaaatcgctatcaacatgttaaatgtgcaaccagaggggaaaaaattctagatcacctgtactccacacacagagacgcgtaaaagctcgccctccatttggtaaatctgactctatcctcctgattcctgcttacaagcaaaaattaaagcatgaGGCACCATTTTTTTTCGttaaaaaatggtcagatgaagcagatgataaactacaggactgttttcctatcacagactggaacatgttccgggattcttccaatgacattgaggaatacaccacatcagtcactggctttatcaataagtgcattgaggatgtcgtccccacagtgactgtacgtacatagcccaaccagaagccatggattacaggcaacatttgcactgtgCTAAAGGGTAaagttgccgctttcaaggtgcgggactctaacccggaagcttacaagaatgCTGCTATGCCTTCcggcgaaccatcaaacaggcaaagtgtcaatacagggctaagaatggtccacacacaccttcTCACTATTGGTtagtctgtaagtaagcatttcactgtaaggtctacctacatctgttgtattcggcgcacgtgacaaactttaatttgatttattcagggatgaagtggagatggagctgggcctggcttaagctggatgccactatagaAATGAATGGAACACCACACTTTTTCAATACAACGTGGTATGCCAGATGTactctgcctgaaagagatcaattATGCCAGCAAAGGGTATCTTgctctgctggcacattgtagaacagatgtccacaggcagaaagtaTTCAATGTAATGTGTAGCCCAAAGATATAGATTTTTGTGTTGAATTTGACCGTAACGTGTGTAAGGGGGGGTTATTTTTTACACGAGACACAACTCATCCAGGCATATCCCTTTGTCTTTCTTTAGGTGATCCTTTACAAGACACTGGGGACTGAGTACAAGCCCTTTGAAGCCAAACGACGGCTGCTGGGGAACTTTGACATGTTTCTTTCAGACGACCGCATTCGCCGCCTGCTGTCCTCGCACATCGGCAAGCACTTCTACGAGAGAAAGAAGTAAGCTTGTAAATATTGTTGGTTGATCACCTTGCCTATTTTAGTCAAATGAAATCTATTTAAAGACTCATTTTTGCACTGGTTCGGAACCTGGTTCACTCTCAGTATGAATTTTGGTTTAACTCCATTGCTATATGAAACTCATTCCAGTGAGGCAGGGGAGTGGTATCCTTTTTGTGctgtctccctgttcactctctggGAACATCAACATAGCCCCTAGTGCTGTTCCCTGGTTTTGAAATACATGTCCTCTtatacagtcggaagtttacatacaccatagccaaatacatttaaactcagtttttcacaattcctgacatttaatcctagtaaaaattccctgtcttaggtcaccactttatttgaagaatgtgaaatgtcagaatgatagtggtttatttctttcatcacagtcccagtggttcagaagtttacatacactcaattagtatttggtagcattgcctttcaattgtttaacttgggtcaaatgtttcgggtagccttccacaagcttcccacaataagttgggtgaattttggcccattcctcctgacagagctgctgtaactgagtcaggtttgtaggcctccttgctcacacatactttttctataggattgaggtcagggctttctgatgtccactccaataccttgactttgagtCCTTCGGCCATttggccacaactttggaagtatgcttggggtcattgtccatttggaagactcatttgcgaccaagctttaacttcctgactgatgtcttgagatgttgcttcaatatatccacatcattttcctccctcatggtgccatctattttgtgaacagttctatttttgtttgatcagaccagaggacatctctccaaaaagtacgatctttgtcccatgtgcagttgcaaaccgtagtctggcttttttatggtggttttggagcagtggcttcttccttgctgagcggcctttcctgTTGTCGATATAGaattagttttactgtggatatagatacttttgtacctgtttcctccagcatcttcaaaagatcctttgctgctgttctgggattgatttgcaccaaagtacgttcatctattggagacagaacgggtctccttcctgagcggtatgacggctgcctggtcccatggtgtttatgcttgcttactattgtttgtacagatgaacgtggtaccttcaggtgtttggaaattgctccccaaggatgaaccagatttgtggaggtctacaattgtttttctgaggtcttggctgatttcttttgattttcccatgatgtcaagcaaataggcactgattttgaaggtaggccttgaaatacatccacaggtacacctccaattgactcaaatgatgtcagttagtctatcagaagcttctaaagccatgacaccattttctggaattttccaagctgttgaaaggcacagtcaacttagtgtatgtgaacttctgacccactggaattgtgatacaattaattataagtgaaataatctgtctgtaaacaattgttggaaaaattacttgtcatgctagatgtcctaaccgacttgccaaaactatagtttgttcacaagacatttgtggagtggttgaaaagggagttttaatgactccaacctaagtgtatgtaaacttccgacttcacctgtaagtttaaatgtgcctttaagaGTTCTAATCTAatggagttaaaaaaaaaaaaaattaatctcCCCTGCTTAGGGAGCCTTTGTCATTGAACCTGCAGAGCAAGAAGCTGGCCTTGGACATCCAGGGAACAACAACAACCTCCATTTCTAAGAAAGGCTGCTACTGGTGAGGCCTGCTCTCTGACTTAGTCAGTAAGTGCTCCTCAGCAAACCCTGTCCTTGTTGGACATGGGCAATGATGGTGCCATAGTGACTCAAAATATATCCTGACAGAGCTCCCCATCTATTGGAGCCTGTCTCTGCAACTGACACACAAGGGCAATTAATGCACCTTCATTTATATACACATTGCCTCCTGTAAAATGTTATTGTTTGTTTTAGCATGGCTTATGTGGCCCACTCTGGGATGGCTGCAGATGAATTAGCAGAGAATATTGATTCAGCTGTCAGCACCATCGTGACAAAACTACGGGTTAGGTGAGTTTACTGCCAGGATGTCTTCCTGATCTCCCTAATCAATTGTACCCCGTCAACACAGATATTTAAACTTTTATTATACGTTAAATGGTCAGGTATACTCAATTTTATTAATGCTAAAGAAATGTGTGGGCCCAGTCTGAAAATCACCTTTGATATCTCTGTTGTCTGGGGTGAGATTACAGGGCCTATAGTACTGTGGTACGTTAAGCTTATTGCCTGCTCTGTATAGCAGTGTGATTAAACCCATGTGCCTACAATCCTGACAAAGAAAGGCCTTTAACAAGTGGCCGCAATCTGAGTGATACGATACACAGGGTAGAAATGGCCGTAACATTGAAAATGTTTTCTTCACAGAAATAGTTTTGACCTGAATGTATGAGTCTTTGTGTTCTTCGTGTATAAAGTGTTGTCTCTTTTGCAGAAAGGACCGTTGATAAAGGTCATCCACTTGAAAAGCCAATCAGTGGCTCTGACCATCTACACCTCTAACCTGAGTAACATGACCATTATAGatgaaacacagaaacagacccgCGCAGCCATGGATGCCAAGGTAGGACTGCTACACACAAATGCTTGTAAATTGCTTTGGAAGATTATATTATTTGATCAATGACCTATTTTTGTCAAATTAAAGGACTCGTCTTTGCACTGGTTCGGAACCTGTTTTACACTATTAATTTTGGTTTAAATCCAGTGCTATATGAAACCCATTCCAGTGAGGCAGGGGAGCAGTCTCCATTTAGTGctgtctccctgttcactctctggGAACATCAACATAGCTCTTAGTGCCACATATGGACTATTGAGGTCAATTGCAGACCTCTCTATTATTTACATGCATATGTACATACATGCAGTACCAgtaaaagttgacacacctactcaaggtTAAATAAACCTAAAgggtttattttttactattttctagattgtagaacaatagtgaagacatcaaaactatgaaataacacacatggaatcatgtcgtaaccaaatgttaattaacttcttgacgctactcATCCCTGTCGCG carries:
- the LOC139377139 gene encoding ribosomal L1 domain-containing protein 1-like, with amino-acid sequence MADKPEDLPLDRVQTLLLDESQHLSLFTLWKILKQIQTIPVYTLFWSIGGEAVVLITSHSAPCLMASTPEMTPDQIQQFCKKVILYKTLGTEYKPFEAKRRLLGNFDMFLSDDRIRRLLSSHIGKHFYERKKEPLSLNLQSKKLALDIQGTTTTSISKKGCYCMAYVAHSGMAADELAENIDSAVSTIVTKLRVRKDR